One part of the Rhodococcus oxybenzonivorans genome encodes these proteins:
- a CDS encoding cutinase family protein, which produces MTGTGRGTRKKSSLLRKFVLLAAFLLVVLLALIALWYLLAGRLPQPIPSPPGPDRPDSQSASCPDVQVVVVPGTWESSPTDDPYNPTANPASLMLNVSRPLQQQFPPSRADVYTVPYVAQFSNPVAFPPDGQQSYNNSRAAGMAAANDILIRRHAECPLTSFLLTGFSQGAVIAGDIASSIGAGDGPVPEDLVLGVGLIADGRRDPSAATNIGAPVVGVGAELSLAGLQIPGITMTGPRPGGFGELADRTVEICAPSDGICDAPARALAPGNWIGSALRLLEYNNNPVHALYNSYVVDGNGTTATQWMARWAAEKIAAAPTPPHS; this is translated from the coding sequence ATGACGGGGACCGGGCGCGGAACGCGGAAGAAGAGCAGCCTTCTGCGCAAGTTCGTACTGCTGGCGGCCTTCCTGCTGGTGGTTCTGCTGGCACTGATCGCACTCTGGTATCTCCTTGCGGGGCGGCTCCCCCAACCCATCCCGAGCCCGCCCGGCCCGGATCGGCCCGATTCGCAATCCGCGAGCTGCCCGGACGTCCAGGTCGTCGTCGTCCCGGGAACGTGGGAGTCCAGCCCCACCGATGATCCGTACAACCCGACCGCGAACCCGGCGTCGCTGATGCTCAATGTGTCCCGGCCGTTGCAGCAGCAGTTTCCGCCGTCGCGGGCCGACGTCTACACGGTTCCGTACGTCGCCCAGTTCTCCAATCCGGTCGCTTTCCCGCCGGACGGCCAGCAGTCGTACAACAACAGCCGGGCCGCAGGGATGGCAGCCGCCAACGACATTCTCATCCGTCGCCACGCCGAATGCCCGCTGACGAGCTTCCTGCTGACCGGCTTCTCGCAGGGTGCGGTGATCGCGGGCGACATCGCGTCGAGCATCGGCGCCGGTGACGGTCCTGTCCCGGAAGACCTCGTTCTCGGTGTCGGACTCATCGCCGACGGCCGCCGGGACCCCTCGGCCGCCACGAATATCGGTGCTCCGGTCGTCGGTGTCGGCGCGGAGTTGTCGCTCGCCGGGTTGCAGATTCCGGGCATCACGATGACCGGACCGCGTCCCGGTGGCTTCGGGGAACTGGCCGACCGCACGGTCGAGATCTGCGCACCGTCGGACGGCATCTGCGACGCACCCGCCCGGGCTTTGGCGCCGGGCAATTGGATCGGCAGCGCGCTGCGCCTGCTCGAGTACAACAACAACCCTGTCCACGCGCTGTACAACTCGTACGTCGTGGACGGAAACGGCACCACGGCCACCCAGTGGATGGCGCGGTGGGCAGCGGAGAAGATCGCCGCCGCGCCGACGCCGCCGCACAGTTGA
- a CDS encoding LLM class F420-dependent oxidoreductase translates to MSSEASPPRKFRFAAGGEGNADEGGARRFVKLAQKAEELGFDSFMIPDHLGNQVGPIAALGALAIATDKIRLGTAVLANGFRHPAILAKDAATIDVLSGGRLELGIGAGWMKEEFDKGGIDYERPGVRIAKLEESLQILDTLLRGQECNFDGKYYQIKGLTGSPRPRQGPRPPIAVGGGGPKMLALAAKYADIISVATPTSKEGKLLLSGVTLEKTMERVERIREAAGERFDDIELNWTITTIVITDDREQTAEMALSALDQGFPPNIEVDAKLSVEDILNSPYLAIGSFDEIADQIRMVREKTTMSYVGVFPTQMDAFAPIISQLKGE, encoded by the coding sequence ATGAGTTCCGAGGCCAGCCCGCCCCGTAAGTTCCGATTCGCGGCCGGCGGCGAGGGCAATGCAGACGAGGGCGGCGCGCGCCGGTTCGTCAAACTGGCCCAGAAGGCCGAGGAACTCGGGTTCGACAGCTTCATGATCCCCGATCACCTGGGCAATCAGGTGGGGCCGATCGCCGCGCTCGGTGCGCTGGCCATAGCCACCGACAAGATCCGTTTGGGCACCGCGGTGCTCGCCAACGGCTTCCGGCACCCGGCGATCCTCGCCAAAGATGCGGCCACCATCGACGTGTTGTCGGGTGGACGCCTCGAGCTCGGTATCGGCGCCGGGTGGATGAAGGAAGAGTTCGACAAGGGTGGCATCGACTATGAGCGGCCCGGCGTGCGCATCGCGAAGCTCGAGGAGTCGCTGCAGATTCTCGACACGCTGCTGCGCGGCCAGGAATGCAACTTCGACGGCAAGTACTACCAGATCAAGGGCCTGACCGGCAGTCCACGGCCCCGCCAGGGCCCGCGCCCGCCGATCGCCGTCGGTGGTGGCGGCCCCAAGATGCTGGCTCTTGCCGCCAAGTACGCGGACATCATCTCCGTCGCCACCCCCACCAGCAAGGAAGGCAAGCTGTTGCTGTCGGGGGTCACGCTCGAGAAGACGATGGAACGGGTCGAGCGGATCCGCGAAGCGGCCGGTGAGCGATTCGACGACATCGAGCTGAACTGGACGATCACGACCATCGTCATCACCGACGACCGGGAGCAGACGGCCGAGATGGCACTCTCGGCGCTCGATCAGGGCTTCCCACCCAATATCGAGGTGGACGCCAAGCTCTCGGTCGAGGACATCCTCAACTCGCCCTACCTGGCGATCGGCAGTTTCGACGAGATCGCCGATCAGATCCGGATGGTGCGCGAGAAGACGACAATGTCCTACGTCGGCGTGTTCCCCACACAGATGGATGCGTTCGCGCCGATCATCTCGCAACTGAAGGGCGAGTAG
- the fadD32 gene encoding long-chain-fatty-acid--AMP ligase FadD32 has protein sequence MNAKFDDFIDEKGHIRLDSDSTLVDYVQRHTRENSDELAYRYIDYSRDRDGEAHELTWEQFGHRLRAVAARLQQVTKPGDRVAVLAPQGLDYVISFFAAIHAGTIAVPLFDPDEPGHTDRLHAVLGDCKPSAILTATSSAAGVRQFFRSLPAAERPRIIAVDAIPDSVGDSWVRPEIDLDDIAYLQYTSGSTRVPAGVEITHRAVGTNALQMVDSIELNENSRGVTWLPLFHDMGLLTVILPALGGKYITIMSPRAFVQRPYRWIKELAAVSDGAGTFAAAPNFAFEHAAARGLPKNGESLDLSNVIGLINGSEPVTTSSMRKFNEAFAPYGLPKTAIKPSYGMAEATLFVSATRHSDEARVIYVDRNELNAGRVVKVDQDAENAIPQVSCGYVARSQWAAIVDPETGIEQPDDRVGEIWLHGENIGTGYWGRTDETAETFHNKLINRLAEGSHAEGTPEDANWMRTGDFGVYIDGELFITGRVKDLVIVDGRNHYPQDLEFSAQEASNALRPGFVAAFAVPANQLPSVVFENTQSGLSFDPDDSSEQLVIVAERAPGAGKADPQPISDTVRAAISSRHGVTARDILLVPAGSIPRTSSGKIARRACKASYIEGTLRGGYTQTAFPDSVSD, from the coding sequence ATGAACGCGAAGTTCGATGATTTTATCGACGAGAAGGGCCATATCCGGCTCGACTCGGACAGTACGTTGGTCGACTATGTCCAGCGTCACACGCGAGAGAACTCGGACGAGTTGGCGTACCGCTACATCGACTATTCGCGGGACCGTGACGGCGAAGCCCATGAGCTGACCTGGGAACAGTTCGGTCATCGCCTGCGTGCTGTCGCCGCCCGCCTCCAGCAGGTCACCAAGCCCGGCGACCGTGTCGCCGTCCTCGCGCCGCAGGGTCTCGACTACGTCATCTCGTTCTTCGCCGCAATCCACGCCGGCACCATTGCGGTGCCGCTGTTCGATCCCGACGAGCCCGGTCACACCGACCGCCTCCACGCCGTCCTCGGTGACTGCAAGCCCTCCGCGATCCTCACGGCCACCTCCTCCGCCGCGGGTGTTCGCCAGTTCTTCCGGTCACTTCCCGCAGCCGAACGCCCTCGGATCATCGCGGTCGACGCCATTCCCGACAGCGTCGGCGACAGTTGGGTTCGCCCCGAGATCGACCTCGACGACATCGCCTACCTGCAGTACACGTCCGGGTCCACGCGTGTCCCCGCCGGTGTCGAGATCACCCACCGTGCCGTAGGCACCAACGCCCTGCAGATGGTCGACTCCATCGAGCTCAACGAGAACTCGCGCGGCGTCACGTGGCTGCCACTGTTCCACGACATGGGCCTGCTGACGGTCATCCTGCCTGCGCTGGGCGGCAAGTACATCACCATCATGAGTCCGCGTGCCTTCGTGCAGCGTCCGTACCGCTGGATCAAGGAGCTTGCCGCGGTTTCGGACGGCGCGGGCACCTTCGCCGCTGCCCCCAACTTCGCCTTCGAGCACGCGGCCGCCCGCGGTCTGCCGAAGAACGGTGAGAGCCTCGACCTGAGTAACGTGATCGGCCTCATCAACGGCAGCGAGCCGGTGACGACGTCGTCGATGCGCAAGTTCAACGAGGCGTTCGCGCCCTACGGTCTGCCCAAGACCGCGATCAAGCCGTCGTACGGCATGGCCGAGGCCACCTTGTTCGTGTCGGCGACCCGCCACTCGGACGAGGCCCGGGTCATCTACGTCGACCGCAATGAACTCAATGCGGGACGCGTCGTCAAGGTCGATCAGGACGCCGAGAACGCGATCCCGCAGGTGTCGTGCGGATACGTGGCGCGCAGCCAGTGGGCGGCGATCGTCGATCCGGAGACGGGCATCGAGCAGCCCGACGACCGGGTCGGGGAGATCTGGCTGCACGGTGAGAACATCGGCACCGGCTACTGGGGTCGCACCGACGAGACCGCGGAAACGTTCCACAACAAGCTGATCAACCGGCTCGCCGAGGGCAGTCACGCCGAGGGCACACCCGAGGACGCCAATTGGATGCGGACCGGAGATTTCGGCGTCTACATCGACGGTGAGCTGTTCATCACCGGCCGGGTGAAGGACCTCGTGATCGTCGACGGCCGCAACCACTACCCGCAGGATCTCGAATTCTCCGCGCAGGAGGCGAGTAACGCCCTTCGGCCCGGTTTCGTGGCCGCGTTCGCCGTCCCGGCCAACCAGTTGCCGTCGGTCGTGTTCGAAAACACACAATCGGGGCTGTCGTTCGACCCCGACGATTCCTCGGAGCAGCTCGTCATCGTCGCCGAGCGTGCTCCCGGCGCCGGCAAGGCCGATCCGCAGCCCATCTCCGACACGGTGCGGGCAGCCATCTCGAGCAGGCACGGTGTGACCGCACGGGACATTCTGTTGGTGCCGGCGGGATCGATTCCGCGCACGTCGAGCGGCAAGATCGCCCGCCGCGCCTGCAAGGCGAGCTACATCGAAGGGACCCTGCGTGGCGGATACACGCAGACGGCATTCCCCGATAGCGTTTCCGACTAG
- the pks13 gene encoding polyketide synthase Pks13 (Pks13 is a key enzyme in mycolic acid biosynthesis.): MTVAQLREWLRNWVADATGQPVAQITDDRPMEEFGLSSRDAVALSGEIEELVGVTLTATVAYQHPTIASLATRIIEGEPEQIDDSADAAYYASAPTSDSHDIAIVGLSTRFPGAGETPVEMWEMLAQGRDGISDLPEGRWEEFTADPQIKAAVEKANTLGGYLDDVKGFDAEFFAMSPLEVVNVDPQQRLAMELTWEALEHARIPASDLKGEQVGVFIGSSANDYQMLAVSAEGGAHPYALTGTSTAIVANRVSYFYDFRGPSVALDTACSSSLVAVHQAVRSLRTGESDVALAGGVNMLIAPPGTLGFDQLGVMAANGRIKAFSADADGMIRAEGGGLVVLKRLEDAERDGDRVLAVIAGSAVNQDGRSNGLAAPNPDAQADVLRHAYRDAGINPSAVDYIEAHGTGTILGDPIEADALGRIVGRGRADDKPALLGSAKTNFGHLEAAAGAAGLIKVVLAMQEDTLPPTLNYAGPNPYIAFDKAHLQVIPEGAAWPRYSGAAVAGVSGFGFGGTNAHVVVREYTGPVAGEEITGADSADATDVAAQVDETAAVEETAAVEQTVVLPVSGALPSRRRRAAADLADWLETEEGSTTPLADVARALARRNHGRSRAVVLAKTRSEAITGLRAVAAGKPGHGVFSADSPSSKGPVWVLSGFGSQHRKMAKQLYLENAVFAAAIDEVDALIEDEAGYSMKEKFLDDSVDYDVETSQVGIFTIQIGLAALLRHHGAEPEAVVGHSMGEAAAAFISGGLPLEDAVRVICARSRLMGEAEATLEGDDIRLMALVEYSAAEIETVLPDFPHLEVCVYAAPTHTVIGGPESEVNAIVARAEGEEKMARVLQTKGASHTSQVDPLLGELAAELAGIEPTKLKCGVYSSVDQDTFYRAGHEPIHREEYWTKGLRHSVYFTNAVRLAVGSGHTTFVELAPNPVALMSVAATAFDAGLHDMQLIQTLKRKEDEPLGVLAALAQLYVHGHAVDLSSLLPAGDYASVPRTAWLRKPYWVHSRITSSGNNRVPGAHVSLPDGRHVWEVQADAVTDLPALVTAAAAQVLSDVALTASISHAEVPADGTLTTTLTTHPGGASVQVHGRTASGFTLLFDAAVSSGEVLPTPVATAAPATEPVEEMPEVVEDIGDKWDPNGSQSLDDRLALIVAESMGYSPEDLPAEIPLIELGLDSLMAVRIKNRVEYEFDIPQLQLQAVKDANLMEVGKYLRYAVENREEVQALADKQKAEREAAEAAEAAEAANDAEAANDAEAANVSESVTEAAAPVSEAVTESVPQERVVANGNSMDSKEAFADATGSDVPPRDAAERLTFATWAVVTGESAKGIFNTLPIVGDEVAEKLAARLSERANGDITFDDVLDATTIEELANVVRGFLEDSGKIDGLVRTLRARPEGSTAVPVFVFHPAGGSTVVYEPLLKRLPEGTPMYGFERTEGPIEKRAAEYLPLIREIQGDGPYVLYGWSLGGVLAYAVAKLLRAEGADVRIVGLIDTVMAGEEVPETPDEIRKRWQRYAAFAKKTYNVDYPLPYDKLAAAGSDEEQVKILTELLKLSGTKIPGGIIEHQRTSWLDNRAIQTAELEQYDGEVVLYMADRYHDDVMQLEPAFKTRKPDGGWGDAVQNLEIIHVGGDHLQIVDEPYIAKVGADLTKKLAAIHAVGIGAQ, from the coding sequence ATGACGGTTGCGCAGCTGCGTGAGTGGCTCCGCAACTGGGTCGCCGACGCTACCGGCCAGCCGGTCGCCCAGATCACCGACGACCGCCCGATGGAAGAGTTCGGCCTCTCGTCCCGCGACGCCGTCGCCTTGAGCGGCGAGATCGAGGAACTGGTCGGTGTGACGCTCACCGCGACGGTCGCCTATCAGCATCCGACCATTGCCTCGCTCGCCACGCGCATCATCGAGGGTGAGCCCGAGCAGATCGACGATTCGGCCGATGCCGCATACTACGCGTCCGCGCCGACGTCCGACTCGCACGACATCGCGATCGTGGGGCTCTCGACCCGATTCCCGGGAGCGGGGGAGACCCCCGTCGAGATGTGGGAGATGCTCGCGCAGGGCCGCGACGGCATTTCCGACCTCCCCGAGGGCCGGTGGGAGGAATTCACCGCCGACCCGCAGATCAAGGCGGCGGTCGAGAAGGCCAACACGCTGGGTGGATACCTCGACGACGTGAAGGGTTTCGACGCGGAATTCTTCGCGATGTCTCCGCTCGAGGTCGTCAACGTCGATCCGCAGCAGCGCCTCGCGATGGAGTTGACCTGGGAGGCGCTCGAGCACGCCCGCATTCCCGCGAGCGATCTCAAGGGCGAGCAGGTCGGTGTGTTCATCGGCAGCTCGGCCAACGACTATCAGATGCTGGCGGTCAGTGCCGAGGGCGGCGCTCACCCGTATGCGCTGACCGGCACGTCGACAGCGATCGTCGCGAACCGTGTCTCCTACTTCTACGACTTCCGTGGGCCTTCCGTCGCGCTCGACACGGCGTGCTCCTCCTCTCTGGTCGCCGTCCACCAGGCGGTACGTTCGCTGCGGACCGGTGAATCCGACGTCGCGCTTGCCGGTGGCGTCAACATGCTCATCGCGCCCCCCGGGACCCTCGGGTTCGACCAGCTCGGTGTGATGGCCGCCAACGGGCGCATCAAGGCATTCTCCGCTGACGCCGACGGCATGATCCGTGCAGAAGGCGGCGGACTCGTCGTTCTGAAGCGCCTCGAAGATGCCGAGCGCGACGGCGACCGGGTTCTGGCCGTGATCGCCGGTAGCGCAGTCAACCAGGACGGCCGCTCCAACGGTCTCGCGGCCCCGAACCCGGACGCTCAGGCCGACGTTCTGCGACACGCGTACCGCGACGCCGGCATCAATCCTTCGGCTGTCGACTACATCGAAGCTCACGGCACCGGCACCATCCTCGGCGATCCGATCGAGGCCGACGCGCTCGGCCGCATCGTCGGGCGTGGACGTGCCGACGACAAGCCTGCGCTCCTCGGGTCCGCCAAGACCAACTTCGGCCATCTCGAGGCAGCCGCCGGTGCGGCCGGACTCATCAAGGTCGTGCTGGCGATGCAGGAAGACACCCTGCCGCCCACCCTGAACTATGCGGGACCCAACCCGTATATCGCGTTCGACAAGGCACACCTGCAGGTCATCCCGGAAGGTGCGGCCTGGCCGCGCTACTCGGGCGCCGCGGTGGCCGGTGTCTCCGGATTCGGTTTCGGTGGTACCAACGCTCACGTCGTCGTGCGTGAATACACCGGGCCGGTTGCGGGCGAGGAAATCACCGGCGCAGACAGCGCCGACGCGACAGACGTCGCCGCGCAGGTCGATGAGACCGCGGCTGTGGAAGAGACCGCGGCTGTGGAGCAGACCGTCGTCCTTCCGGTGTCGGGCGCGCTGCCTTCCCGACGTCGCCGTGCCGCCGCCGATCTCGCCGACTGGCTCGAGACGGAAGAGGGCAGCACCACGCCCCTCGCCGATGTCGCTCGTGCCCTCGCGCGCCGCAATCACGGTCGTTCCCGGGCCGTGGTGCTGGCGAAGACGCGTTCCGAGGCGATCACCGGATTGCGTGCGGTCGCCGCGGGTAAGCCGGGTCATGGTGTGTTCTCGGCTGATTCACCGTCGTCGAAGGGCCCGGTGTGGGTGTTGTCGGGCTTCGGTTCACAGCACCGCAAGATGGCCAAGCAGCTCTATCTCGAGAATGCTGTGTTCGCTGCGGCCATCGACGAAGTGGACGCGCTGATCGAGGACGAGGCCGGCTACTCCATGAAGGAGAAGTTCCTCGACGACAGCGTCGACTACGACGTCGAGACGTCGCAGGTCGGCATCTTCACGATCCAGATCGGCCTGGCGGCGTTGCTGCGCCATCACGGCGCCGAGCCGGAGGCCGTGGTCGGTCACTCCATGGGCGAGGCCGCGGCGGCGTTCATCTCCGGTGGTCTGCCGCTGGAGGACGCAGTCCGGGTGATCTGCGCCCGTTCGCGTCTGATGGGTGAGGCCGAGGCCACGCTCGAGGGCGATGACATCCGTCTGATGGCGCTCGTCGAGTACAGCGCGGCCGAGATCGAGACCGTTCTCCCGGACTTCCCGCACCTCGAGGTCTGCGTGTACGCGGCCCCGACCCACACGGTGATCGGCGGACCCGAGTCCGAGGTGAACGCGATCGTCGCGCGGGCCGAGGGTGAAGAGAAGATGGCCAGGGTCCTTCAGACGAAGGGCGCGAGCCATACCTCACAGGTGGACCCGCTGCTGGGTGAACTGGCCGCCGAACTGGCCGGGATCGAGCCCACCAAGCTGAAGTGTGGCGTGTACTCGTCGGTCGATCAGGACACCTTCTACCGCGCCGGCCATGAGCCGATCCACCGCGAGGAGTACTGGACCAAGGGTCTGCGGCACAGCGTGTACTTCACCAACGCCGTGCGCCTCGCCGTCGGAAGCGGGCACACCACGTTCGTGGAGCTCGCCCCGAACCCGGTGGCCTTGATGTCGGTGGCGGCTACGGCCTTCGACGCCGGTCTGCACGACATGCAGCTCATCCAGACGCTCAAGCGCAAGGAAGACGAGCCGCTCGGTGTGCTCGCCGCGCTGGCGCAGCTGTACGTCCACGGACACGCGGTCGACCTGTCGTCGTTGCTGCCCGCCGGCGACTACGCGTCCGTGCCGCGCACGGCGTGGCTCCGGAAGCCGTACTGGGTGCACAGCCGCATCACGTCGAGCGGCAACAACCGAGTTCCCGGTGCGCACGTGTCGTTGCCCGACGGTCGCCACGTGTGGGAAGTCCAGGCCGATGCCGTCACCGACCTGCCCGCGTTGGTCACCGCCGCCGCGGCCCAGGTGCTGTCGGATGTCGCTCTGACTGCGTCGATTTCCCATGCCGAGGTTCCGGCCGACGGAACCCTCACCACCACGCTCACCACCCATCCCGGTGGTGCGTCCGTTCAGGTGCATGGCCGGACCGCGTCCGGTTTCACGCTGCTGTTCGATGCTGCGGTCTCCTCCGGAGAGGTGCTTCCGACACCTGTCGCTACCGCGGCGCCGGCGACCGAGCCGGTGGAGGAAATGCCCGAGGTCGTCGAAGACATCGGGGACAAATGGGACCCGAACGGTTCGCAGTCGCTGGACGATCGCCTGGCGCTGATCGTTGCGGAGTCGATGGGTTACTCACCCGAAGATCTGCCTGCCGAGATCCCGCTCATCGAACTGGGCCTCGACTCGCTGATGGCGGTGCGCATCAAGAACCGCGTCGAGTACGAGTTCGACATCCCGCAGCTTCAGTTGCAAGCAGTCAAGGACGCCAACCTCATGGAGGTGGGCAAGTACCTGCGATACGCGGTGGAGAACCGTGAAGAGGTGCAGGCGCTCGCCGACAAGCAGAAGGCCGAGAGGGAGGCCGCCGAGGCCGCCGAGGCCGCGGAGGCCGCCAATGATGCGGAGGCCGCCAATGATGCCGAGGCCGCTAACGTTTCGGAGTCTGTGACCGAAGCCGCCGCACCGGTGTCCGAGGCTGTGACCGAATCCGTCCCACAGGAACGCGTTGTCGCGAACGGCAATTCGATGGACAGCAAGGAAGCGTTCGCCGATGCGACGGGTTCGGACGTCCCACCGCGTGATGCGGCCGAGCGACTGACCTTTGCGACGTGGGCCGTCGTCACTGGTGAGTCCGCGAAAGGCATCTTCAACACGTTGCCGATCGTCGGCGACGAGGTGGCGGAGAAGCTGGCCGCACGCCTGTCCGAGCGTGCGAACGGGGACATCACGTTCGACGACGTCCTCGATGCCACGACCATCGAGGAGCTGGCCAATGTGGTCCGCGGATTCCTCGAGGACTCCGGCAAGATCGACGGGTTGGTGCGCACACTGCGCGCGCGTCCCGAAGGGTCCACTGCCGTACCGGTATTCGTGTTCCACCCGGCCGGCGGTTCGACCGTCGTGTACGAGCCGCTGCTCAAGCGACTGCCCGAGGGCACGCCGATGTACGGGTTCGAGCGCACGGAGGGTCCGATCGAGAAGCGTGCCGCCGAGTACCTTCCCTTGATCCGTGAGATCCAGGGCGATGGGCCGTACGTGCTGTACGGCTGGTCGCTCGGTGGTGTGCTGGCATACGCGGTGGCGAAGCTGCTGCGGGCCGAGGGTGCCGACGTCCGGATCGTCGGCCTGATCGACACCGTCATGGCGGGTGAAGAGGTGCCGGAGACTCCGGACGAAATCCGGAAGCGCTGGCAGCGTTACGCGGCGTTCGCGAAGAAGACCTACAACGTCGACTACCCGCTGCCGTACGACAAGCTCGCGGCGGCGGGCAGCGACGAGGAACAGGTCAAGATCCTCACCGAATTGCTGAAGCTGAGCGGCACCAAGATTCCGGGCGGCATCATCGAGCACCAGCGCACGTCGTGGCTCGATAATCGGGCCATCCAGACTGCCGAGCTGGAGCAGTACGACGGCGAGGTGGTCCTGTACATGGCCGACCGCTATCACGATGACGTCATGCAGCTCGAGCCCGCTTTCAAGACTCGTAAGCCCGACGGCGGCTGGGGTGACGCGGTTCAGAACCTGGAGATCATCCACGTCGGTGGCGACCACCTGCAGATCGTTGACGAGCCCTACATCGCGAAAGTCGGGGCCGATCTCACCAAGAAGCTGGCGGCCATCCACGCCGTCGGAATCGGAGCACAGTAG
- a CDS encoding acyl-CoA carboxylase subunit beta codes for MTTTTAEKLAELREKLDVAKEPAGEQAIAKRAKKGIPSARDRIDMLLDPGSFIEVGALMRQPGDPNALYSDGVVTGHGTVDGRPVAVFSHDQTVFGGSVGEMFGRKVAAIMEFAAKIGCPCVGINDSGGARVQDAVTSLAWYAELGRRQEPLSGMCPQISMILGKCAGGAVYAPINTDILVATEESYMFVTGPDVVRKITGEDVSLEELGGARNQAQYGNLHHVAADEKAAFEWVRKYLSFLPSSCMEQPPVVNPGLEPEITDSDRDLDTFIPDADNAGYDMHDILLRIFDDGEFHEIGGQVALNIITGFARVDGRTVGVIANQPLVAAGALDAQASDKAAHFIRICDAFDIPLVFAVDTPGFLPGLEQERIGVIKRGGRFIFAFVTATVPKVTVVIRKAYGGAYAVMGSKQLGADINFAWPTARIAVMGAEGAVDLIGRRQIEAAGENAPAVRRQLINFYNENIATPYIAAERGYIDAVIEPSTTRLEIRKALTMLRDKTVQRNPRKHDLMPL; via the coding sequence GTGACCACGACCACCGCAGAGAAGCTGGCGGAGCTGCGCGAAAAGCTCGACGTCGCCAAGGAACCCGCGGGAGAGCAGGCGATCGCCAAACGTGCGAAGAAGGGGATTCCCAGCGCACGGGACCGCATCGACATGCTCCTCGACCCCGGAAGCTTCATCGAGGTGGGCGCGCTGATGCGCCAGCCCGGTGACCCCAACGCCCTGTACAGCGACGGCGTCGTCACCGGCCACGGCACCGTCGACGGACGCCCGGTCGCAGTGTTTTCGCACGACCAGACCGTGTTCGGTGGTTCCGTCGGTGAGATGTTCGGCCGGAAGGTCGCGGCGATCATGGAATTCGCGGCCAAGATCGGCTGCCCCTGCGTGGGCATCAACGACTCCGGCGGCGCCCGAGTGCAGGACGCGGTCACCTCGCTGGCGTGGTACGCCGAGCTCGGCCGCCGGCAGGAGCCGCTGTCCGGGATGTGCCCGCAGATCTCGATGATCCTCGGCAAGTGTGCCGGTGGGGCCGTGTACGCGCCCATCAACACCGACATTCTGGTGGCCACCGAGGAGTCGTACATGTTCGTGACCGGACCCGACGTGGTGCGGAAGATCACGGGCGAGGACGTCAGCCTCGAGGAGCTCGGTGGCGCCCGGAACCAGGCGCAGTACGGCAACCTGCACCATGTCGCGGCCGACGAGAAGGCGGCGTTCGAGTGGGTGCGCAAGTACCTCAGCTTCCTGCCGTCGAGCTGCATGGAGCAGCCGCCGGTGGTCAATCCGGGTCTCGAACCGGAGATCACGGACTCGGACCGGGATCTGGACACGTTCATTCCCGACGCCGACAACGCCGGCTACGACATGCACGACATCCTGCTGCGGATTTTTGACGACGGCGAGTTCCACGAGATCGGCGGGCAGGTCGCGCTCAACATCATCACCGGCTTCGCCCGCGTGGACGGACGCACGGTCGGCGTGATCGCGAACCAGCCGCTGGTCGCGGCGGGTGCTCTGGACGCCCAGGCCTCGGACAAGGCCGCGCATTTCATCCGCATCTGCGACGCCTTCGACATCCCGCTGGTGTTTGCCGTCGACACGCCTGGGTTCCTTCCAGGTCTCGAGCAGGAGCGGATCGGCGTCATCAAGCGGGGCGGCCGGTTCATCTTCGCGTTCGTGACGGCGACGGTGCCGAAGGTGACCGTCGTGATCCGCAAAGCGTACGGCGGCGCGTACGCCGTCATGGGCTCCAAGCAGCTCGGTGCAGACATCAACTTTGCGTGGCCCACCGCCCGCATCGCCGTCATGGGCGCCGAGGGTGCCGTCGATCTCATCGGCCGCCGTCAGATCGAGGCCGCCGGCGAGAACGCACCCGCGGTCCGGCGTCAGCTGATCAACTTCTACAACGAGAACATCGCAACGCCGTACATCGCCGCCGAGCGCGGCTACATCGACGCGGTGATCGAGCCCTCCACGACCAGGCTCGAGATCCGTAAGGCGCTGACGATGCTGCGCGACAAGACAGTGCAGCGCAATCCGCGCAAGCACGACTTGATGCCCCTATAG